Genomic DNA from Pseudomonas sp. CCC3.1:
ATGGTGCTGCTCGGCGACGTTGCCCAGGTTGAACTGGGCAGCGACAGCTACGACGTGAATTCCGCCCTTAATGGCAAACCGGCAGCGGCGATGGGCGTGCAATTGGCCACGGGCGCCAATGCGCTCAAGGTCGGCGAAGCCGTCAAAGCCAAACTCGCGGAACTGCAGCCGTTTTACCCGACCGAAATGCAGCTTAAAAATGTGATCGCTTACGACACCACGCCGTTTGTGAGCCTGTCCATCGAAGAGGTGGTCAAGTCGCTGGGCGAAGCCATCGTGCTGGTGGTGCTGATCATGTTTTTGTTTCTGCAAAACTTCCGCGCCACGCTGATCCCGGCGATCACGGTACCGGTGGTACTGCTGGGCACCTTTGGGGTGCTGGCGCTGTTTGGTTATTCGATCAACACCCTGACCATGTTCGCCATGGTGCTGGCCATCGGCTTGCTGGTGGATGACGCGATTGTGGTGGTCGAAAACGTTGAGCGGGTGATGAGTGAAGAGGGGCTGTCGCCGCTCGAAGCCACCCGCAAGTCGATGGCAGAAATCACCAGCGCCCTGGTCGGTATTGCCTTGGTGTTGAGCGCGGTCTTTATCCCCATGGCGTTCTTTGGCGGCTCCACCGGGATCATCTATCGCCAGTTTTCGGTGACCATCGTCTCGGCCATGGTGCTCTCGGTGCTGGTGGCCATGACCCTGACACCGGCCTTGTGCGCGACCTTGCTCAAGCCTTCGGATGCTGAAGGGCATGGCCCGAAAACCGGGTTCTTTGGCGGGTTTAACCGCACCTTTGATCGCGCTGCCGAGGCCTATCAAAAAATGGTCGGCGCCATACTGCGCCGTGGTGGCCGCAGCCTGGTGGTGTACCTGCTGGTGGTCGCGGCCATGGCGGGCGGTTACGCCAGTTTGCCGACCTCATTTCTGCCCGATGAAGACCAGGGCATTTTGATGGCTCAGGTGCAGTTGCCAGTCGGCGCCACTGATGACCGGACGCAGGCGGTGCTCAAGCAGTTTGAGAGCTACATCCTCGAACAACCCGAAGTCGACGCGATGATCAGCATCTCCGGCCTGGGCATGGGCGGTAACAGCCAGAACTCGGCCCGTGCCTTTATCCGCCTCAAAGACTGGAGCGAGCGCAAGGGCGCGGGCCAGGACGCGGCCTCGATTGCCGAACGAGCCACTAAGGCGCTGACGAGCATCGGTGATGCCGACGTGTTTGTGATGCAACCGCCCGCCGTTCGCGGCTTGGGGCAAAGCTCCGGTTTTGACTTGCAACTCAAGGACCTCGCCGGGCTAGGCCACGATGCGCTGGTCGCCGCCCGTGAGCAATTTATTGAACTGGCGAAAAAAGACCCGCGCCTGCTGGGCGTGCGCAGTAACGGACTGGACGATACGCCGCAGCTCAAGGTCAGCATCGATGACCGCAAGGCAGGCGCTTTGAGCCTGACCACCAGCGACATCAACGCCACCTTGTCCACCGCGCTGGGCGGGACTTACGTCAACGACTTCCTCAATCAGGGCCGGGTGAAGAAGGTGTATGTGCAGGGCCAAGCGTCCTCGCGCATGCAGGCAGCGGATCTGGACCATTGGTTTGTGCGCAACAGCAACGATGAAATGGTTCCGTTCTCGTCTTTTGCCAGCAGTTCATGGAGCTACGGCTCGCCGTTGCTCGAACGCTACAACGGCAGTTCGTCGCTGGAAGTGGTGGGCGACCCCGCGCCGGGCGTGAGTTCCGGGGCGGCGATGGACGCGGTGGAAAGCATCGTCAAGCAATTGCCCGAAGGCATCGGTTACGAATGGACCGGCCAGTCATACCAACTGCGCATGTCGGGTTCGCAAGCGCCGTTGCTGTACGGGGTATCGGTATTGTTTGTGTTCTTGTGCCTGGCGGCGTTGTACGAGAGCTGGTCGGTGCCGTTTTCGGTGATGCTGGTGGTGCCGCTGGGTGTGGTGGGTGCGGTGTTGGCTACCCGTTTCACCGGCTTGAGCAACGACGTGTACTTCCAGGTGGGGCTGTTGACCACGGTGGGGCTGGCGGCCAAAAACGCGATTTTGATCGTGGAATTCGCCAAGCATCTGCAAGAGCAGGGCAACAACCTGATCGACGCCACCTTGATTGCCGTGCGCCAACGTCTGCGCCCGATTCTGATGACTTCGCTGGCCTTTATGTTTGGCGTCTTGCCACTGGCGGTGAGCAGCGGTGCAGGTTCTGCCGGGCGTCGCGCCATCGGCACCGGGGTGCTGGGCGGCATGTTCAGCGCCACTCTTTTGGGCGTGTTCTTCGTCCCGCTGTTCTTTGTGCTGATTCGTCGGCGCTTCAGTCGCGTGAGCACCACTGACCGTACAGGTGAAGCATGATTCGTTTTCGTTGGCCTTTAATGGCAGCCTTTGTGTTGCTGAGCGGCTGCATCAATCTGGCGCCCACCTATGAACGCCCGCAGGCCGAGGTGGCCGAACAATGGCTGCCGGGCACCAGCGTGCCCAAGGGGCAAGCGCCGGCGGACATTAAATGGCAGCAGTTCTTCACCGATTCGCGCCTGTCGCAGCTGCAAGCGCTGGCCCTGAGCAATAATCGCGACCTGCGGGTGGCCACCCTGAACATCGAAAAGGCGCAGGCGCAATACCGCATCCAGCGGGCGGCGGCTTTTCCGGGGATTGATGCCAGCGTGACCGGCACTCAAAGCCACACTTCCGGGACCACCAGCCACGATTACAGCGCCCAACTGGGGCTGAGCAGCTATGAGCTGGACCTGTTTGGCCGCGTGCAGAACCTTGAAGACGAGGCGCTGGAAGCCTACCTGTCGCTGGCCGAAACCCGGCGCAGTACGCAGATCAGTCTGGTGGCCGAAGTGGGCACTGCCTGGCTGACGTTAGCGGCAGACAACGAACGCCTGAAACTGGCGCAAGAGACGCTGATCAGCCAGCAGGCCACTTACGACCTGACCCAGCGCAGCCATGGGCTGGGCGGATCGTCCGGGTTGGCGGTGTCTGAGGCGCAAACCACCGTGGAGTCGGCGCGGGTCGATATCGGCGTGTATGCCAGCCAGGTGTTGCAAGACCAAAATGCCTTGCGCCTGTTAGTGGGCAGCGAGATCCCGACGCAGTTGCTGCCCGGCGACAGCCTGCAATCGGTCGCCATGCTGGTGCAGGTGCCGGGGCAATTGCCGTCTACGCTGTTACAGCGTCGCCCGGACGTGCTGGCGGCGGAGCACACGCTCAAATCGGCCAATATCGACATCGGTGCGGCCCGAGCGGCGTTCTTCCCCAGCATCACCCTGACGGCCAGCGCGGGCTCAGCCAGCTCTAGCCTGTCGAGCTTGTTCAAGGCGGGCAGCGGCGCCTGGAGCTTTGCGCCGAGCATCAGCCTGCCGATCTTCGACGCGGGGAGTAATCAGGCGACGTTGGACTCGGCCAAGGTCGAACGCGAGATTGAAGTGCAGACCTACCAGAAAACCCTGGAAACCGCGTTCAGCGAAGTGGCCGATGCCTTGGCCGTGCGCAGCACCCTGGACCAGCGTTTGACGGCCCAGCAGGCGCTGACCGATGCCAGTCAAAAAAGCTATGAGCTGTCGGAGGCGCTGTACCGTGGCGGTTCGCAAAGTTACCTGGAAGCCCTCGTGACCCAGCGCTCGCTTTACAGTGCGCAGCAGGACCTGATCACGTTGCGCCTGGCTGAGCAAAGTAACCGAGTAACGTTGTACAAAGTGCTGGGTGGCGGCTGGAACCTGTAGTCGCTGCCGAGGCACGAAGGCTGCGATCGGCAGCGCAGCAGCCGTCACGGTCGCTTCGCAACCGATCGCAACGCCAGCGACTACAGGCGTTTAACACCTGATATTTCATCAACAAGGAGCTGTCATGATCACCCTTCATACCTTGCGCCAGCTGTTACTCGGCACCACGGTGCTCCTTCTGCAATTGCCGACCCTGGCCCATGCCGAAGCCCCCATCGCCGCGCTGCCCATCGTCAAACCCGCCATCAGTTGCGCGGCCTTGACCCAGACAGACTTACAGCCCATCGGTGGCAAAGGCAGCCAAGTGCTCTCCGCCAGCGAAACCACCCTCAATGGCATCACTGCCTGCGAGGTGCAGGGCACACTGGCGCCCAGTATCGGCTTCAAGGTCATGTTGCCGACCCGCACCTGGACCCAGCGCTATCTGCAAGTCGGCTGCGGCGGCCTCTGCGGGCGGGTGTCGATGCAGGTGGGCGCGGCGGACAGCTGTGCACCGCTGGACAGCGGCGGCTTTGTATTGGCGGCCACCGATATGGGCCATTCAGGCATGGACAACAGCTGGGGCAATGACCCGCAAAAGCGTGCGGACTTCGCCCACCGAGGCGTGCACCTGACGGCGCAGGCGGCGAAAAAGCTGATCGCCGCGTTCTACGGGCAACAACCGGCATATGCCTACTTCACGGGTTGCTCCGATGGCGGACGCGAGGCCTTGATGGAGGCGCAGCGTTACCCGGATGATTTCAACGGCATCATCGCCGGCGCCCCGGCACTGAATTTTCAGGTACAGAACTCGATCTATCACGCCTGGCAGGCCCGCTCCAATCAGGACGAACAGGGCAAGGCGATTCTGATCGCTTCGCGCTTGCCGATCTTGCACAAGGCGGTATTGCAGCAATGCGACGGGCTGGACGGCCAGGTCGATGGCCTGATCAGCGACCCGCGGGCCTGCCATTTTGACCCTGGCGTGGTGCAGTGCAAAGCGTCGGCCACGGACACCTCGGCCTGCCTGACCGCCGCGGAAGTCAACGCGGCGCGGCGCTTTTATGACGGCCCGCATGACCCCGCAACCGGCGAGCGCCTGACCATCGCCGGGCCGCAGCCGGGTTCCGAGCTGGCGTGGGCCGGGGTGTTTGTACCGGACAGCGTCGACCAGCCGATCAACAGCGAGAGCATGGCTCTGGATGCGTTGCGCAACCTGGCCTTCGAGCACAACCCAGGGGCAGATTTCAGCCTGGCTGACGTCAAGTTCGATCGCAGCACCTTCGATCAATTGCGCCCGTTGCATCCTCTGTACGACGCCACCAACCCGGATCTGTCGGCGTTCGCGCAGCACGGCGGCAAACTCATCCTGTGGCATGGCTGGGCCGACCCGCATATCTCGCCGCTGAACACCATCGCCTATCACCAGGCGCTGCACGTGCAGATGGGCCAGTCGAAGGCCGAGTCTTTTGAGCGCCTGTACCTGCTGCCGGGCGTGTACCATTGCGCCGGCGGTGAAGGCCCGAGCTTGCTCGACCTGCTGACGCCGATGATGTCCTGGGTCGAAAAGGGCCAGGCGCCTGCTGCCATCGTGACGCTGCAAGCCAGCAGCAAGCAGTCGGGCCCCCACGAGTTTGGCGCGCCGACCAACATGCCAGCCTTGGCGGCGAAAAAGCCGTTGATCGCAATGCCGCCGCAAGACCCGGCCAACGAGGGGCGTACACGTCGGGTGTTCCCGTACCCGGATGTGGCGGTGTATGACGGCAAGGGCGATGTGAAATCAGCCAGCAGTTACGTGCGTGGCAAGGCCAGCAACGATGAAAAAACGCCGGACTGGATGGGCTCGGACTTCTTCAAGCCTTACACACCGCTGGAGCAATAAGGCCAGTCTGGAACCTGTAGTCGCAGCCTGCGTACCTTGGCTGCGACTACGTTCAATGATGTTCCACGATCCTGGAGTTGCCATGTCACCGTTCATCCCTGTGCTGATACTGGCGGCCAGTGCACTGTTCAACCCCGCTCAAGCGGCTGACATTGCAGCGCTGAGCGTGGTCAAACCGGTGGTCAGTTGCTCGACCTTGACCAAGGTCGATCTGCAAGACATCGGCGGCAAAGGCAGCCAGGTGACCTCGGCGACAGACACCACTATTAATGGCATCGCGGCCTGTGAAGTGCAGGGCACGCTGGCGCCGAGTATCGGCTTCAAAGTGCTTTTGCCCACGCAGACCTGGACGCAGCGTTACCTGCAAGTAGGCTGTGGCGGCCTCTGCGGGCGCCTTTCGTTGCAAGTGGGGGCTGCTGCGGGTTGTACCCCTCTGAACAGCGGTGGTTTTGTGCTGGCCACCACCGACATGGGCCATCTCTTTACCGATCACCACTTTGGTGACGATCCGCAAAAACGCGCCGACTTTGCCTACCGCGGGGTTCATCTCACTGCCGTTGCGGCGAAAAAACTCACCGCCGTGTTTTACGGCCAACAACCGATTTACGCGTATTTCACCGGTTGCTCCGATGGTGGACGTGAAGCGTTGATGCAAGCCCAGCGCTACCCGGATGACTTCAACGGGATTATTGCGGGTGCACCGGCGGCTAACTTCCAGGTGCAGAAATTAATCTTTCATGCCTGGCAGACGCGTTCCAATCAGGATGAGCAGGGCCACCCCATTTTGCTCGCCTCGCGATTGCCCATCTTGCACAAGGCCGTGTTGCAGCAATGCGATGCCCTCGATGGGCAGGTCGATGGGTTGATCAGCAACCCGCGCGCCTGCCAGTTTGACCCGGCCACGGTGCAGTGCGAGGCGTCAGCCACCGACACCGCGAATTGCCTGACCGAGCAAGAAGTCACTGCCGTGCGGCGTCTTTACGATGGCCCGCATGACCCGACCACTGGGGAGCGCATGACCATCGGCGGCCCGCTGCCGGGTTCTGAATTGGCGTGGGCCGGGGTGTTTGTGCCTGTCAGCGCCGATCAGCCGACGTACAGCGAAGTGACGGCGCTGGAGGTGCTGCGCAACCTGTCGTTCGAACACAACCCCGGCGCTGACATCAAACTGGCTGACCTGCCGCTTGATCGCAGCACCTTCGACCAGTTGCGTGCGTTGCATCCGCTGTACGACGCGACCAACCCCGACCTTTCCGCGTTTGCCGATCAGGGCGGCAAGCTGATCGTGTGGCACGGCTGGGCGGACCCGTATGTCTCGCCGCTGAACAGCATCGCCTATCAGCAGGCGATGGAAGCCCAGATGGGCGCGTCCAAGGTTCAATCCTTTGAACGTTTTTACCTGTTGCCCGGTGTGTATCACTGTGCGGGCGGTGAGGGGCCGAGCCGGATCGATCTGCTGACGCCGATGATGTCTTGGGTCGAAAAAGACCAGGCACCAGATGCCGTTGTGGCGATGCCAGCCAGCAGCGAAGGGCATGCGCGCCCGGTGTTCCCTTACCCGGATGTGGCGGTCTATGACCAACAGGGCGATGTAAATTCGCCAGCCAGTTATGTGCGCGGCAAGGCTGCGGCCGATGAAAAAACGCCAGACTGGATGGGCTCGGATTTCTTCAAACCCTACGAGCCACTGGAACAATGAGGCCGTCACGCAGCGGGCCGTGAGCACGTCGTTTATCACCCGATAAGAAAAACCGATACCCGCTTAAGGATTTCCCAGAGGCGGGGCAGGCACTTGCAGCTTTAGAGTCACGCTCAGCATTCGACGTTGGGCTGATGCCTGGAGCTGGCGCCTGCGCGATCGCAATTTCTAAAAATAATAAGGTGATAAACATGACTACCGAAACGGTCGATATCAAAGCCTGGATCGACAACAGGCCTGTCGCCAAATACCAGTGGTTGATCCTCGCGCTGTGCTTTTTCGTTGTGCTGTTCGATGGTTTTGATGTGGCCGTGATGGGCTTTGTGGCGCCGTCACTGATTCAGGAATGGGGCCTGTCGCGCGCCGCCTTCGGGCCGGTGATGAGCGCAGGTATGGTCGGGCTGGCGATTGGTGCCTTGACCGCCGGACCTTACGCCGACCGCCTGGGCCGCAAGAAAATCATGCTGTTTGCGGTGACCGGTTTCAGCGTGTTGAGCCTGGCGTGTGCCTTCGCTCGCAACCCCTACGAACTCGCATTTTTGCGCTTGCTGACCGGCATCGCGTTGGGCGCTGCCTTGCCCAATACCACGACGCTGTTGGCCGAGTACCTGCCGGAGCGTAATCGTTCGCTGTTTATCACCCTCATGTTCACGGGCTTCAACATGGGCTCGGGCCTGGGAGGCTTTGTCGCTGCCTGGTTGATCCCCAGCCACGGCTGGCAGTCGGTGTTGCTGTTTGGCGGCATCATGCCGCTGCTGCTGTTGCCGTTTCTGTGGTGGCTGCTGCCTGAGTCGGCGCGCTTTCTGGCCGCCCGCAACGCGCCTGCCAGCCAGATTGCCAAGGTGCTGAACAAGCTGGGCGGGACCTTCACGGCCGCCACCCGTTTCGTCATGTCCGAACCTCAGGTGCAGCACAAGGCGCCGGTGCGCATGCTGTTCGCCGAACCCTATCGCTTCGGCACGCTGGCGTTGTGGGCGACTTACTTCATGGGTGTGCTGGTGATCTACCTGACCATGGGCTGGATGCCGACCTTGCTGCGTGACGGTGGCTTATCCATCGAGCGTGCGGCGACCATTACCGGGCTGTTCCAGATCGGCGGCACGGTCGGTGCCATCGTGGTGGGCTGGGCCATGGACCGACGCAACCCGAACGCAGTGATTGCCACCGCGTATGCCTTGGGCGGCGCATTCATTCTGCTGCTCGGTGCCTTCAGCCTGGAATCGAGCCTGCTGGCCGTGGGCGTGATGGCCGCAGGCTTTTGCATGAGCGGCGCACAAACCGGGCTCAACGCGTTTGCACCGGGTTACTACCCGACGGATTGCCGTGCTACCGGGGTGAGCTGGATGCTCGGCATTGGCCGCTTCGGGGCTATTTTGGGCTCGCTGGTCGGTGGCGCAATACTCAGCCTGGGGCTGGACCTGCCGCTGCTGTTTGCGATGCTGGCAGTCCCGGCTTTTATCGCCGCACTGGCGATATTGGCCAATGGCCGTGCACGTCGACTCGCCGTTAATCGCGCGTTGCTGGCGCAATAACTTTTTTGAATCAAGGAACTTCTCATGGCACGCATCATTGGTGGCCTCGCGGTCTCACACACGCCGACTATCGGTTTCGCGGTCGATCACGACAAACAGGGCGAGGCGGCGTGGGCGCCGATCTTTGAAGGCTTTGAGCCGATCAAGGTGTGGTTGAAAGCGCAACAGCCCGACGTGCTGTTCTACATCTTCAACGACCATGTGACCTCGTTTTTCTTCGACCACTACGGCGTGTTTTCGCTGGGTGTTGATGAACGCTACGAAGTGGCCGATGAGGGCGGCAATCCGCGTTCCTTGCCGGGTATTGGCGGGCACGCGGCGTTGTCGCGGCACATCGGTGAAAGCCTGGTGGCCGATGAGTTCGACATGAGTTTCTTCCGCGACAAGCCGCTGGACCATGGTTTTTTCTCGCCCATGTCGGCCTTGCTGCCGCACGAGCCGCAATGGCCGGTAGAAATCGTGCCGTTGCAGGTTGGGGTGTTGCAGTTTCCGGTGCCCAGCGCGTTGCGTTGCTACAAGCTGGGACAGGCTCTGCGTCGCGCCATTGAGAGCTATCCCGAGGACTTGAAGGTGGCCATCGTGGCCACTGGCGGTGTGTCGCATCAGGTGCATGGCGAGCGCTGTGGTTTCAACAACCCGGAGTGGGACGCGCAGTTCATTGATCTGCTGGTCAATGACCCGATCAAGCTGACGGAAATGACCCTGGCCGAATTCGCCACCCTGGGCGGACTCGAAGGGGCCGAAGTGATTACCTGGCTGATCATGCGCGGTGCCTTGTCGGCCACTGTGAACAAACTGCATCAGGACTACTACCTGCCATCGATGACCGGCATCGCGACCCTGTTGCTGGAAAACCTGGCGCAGCCGGTCTCGGCCGAGGTCAATGCCCGGCACTTGCAGCACATGGGGCATCAGGTGGCGGGCATCGAAAAGCTTGAAGGGACGTACCCCTTCACGCTGGAACGCAGCGCCAAGGGTTACCGCCTCAACAAGTTCCTGCATCGCATGATCGAGCCCGAGTGGCGCGAACGCTTTTTGCTTGAACCTGAAGCGCTGTTTGCAGCATCAGGCCTGACTGACGAAGAGCGCGACCTGTTGCGACGCCGTGACTGGCGCGGGTTGATCC
This window encodes:
- a CDS encoding efflux RND transporter permease subunit; translation: MARFFIDRPIFAWVIAIVIMLAGAMSITQLPLEQYPDIAPPTVRISATYTGASAKTVEDSVTQIVEQQMTGLDKLTYMSASSSSAGSASINLTFDAGTDPDVAQMQVQNKLQQVESRLPSSVQSEGLTVTKGGSDFLMIAALASDNPSVTGTQIGDYISSTLLDSIARIDGVGEVKTLGSGYAMRIWLDPALLKKYALMPSDVSTALEAQNTEVSVGQLGALPAVAAQQLNATITARSKLQTAEEFRNVVVKSSSTGAMVLLGDVAQVELGSDSYDVNSALNGKPAAAMGVQLATGANALKVGEAVKAKLAELQPFYPTEMQLKNVIAYDTTPFVSLSIEEVVKSLGEAIVLVVLIMFLFLQNFRATLIPAITVPVVLLGTFGVLALFGYSINTLTMFAMVLAIGLLVDDAIVVVENVERVMSEEGLSPLEATRKSMAEITSALVGIALVLSAVFIPMAFFGGSTGIIYRQFSVTIVSAMVLSVLVAMTLTPALCATLLKPSDAEGHGPKTGFFGGFNRTFDRAAEAYQKMVGAILRRGGRSLVVYLLVVAAMAGGYASLPTSFLPDEDQGILMAQVQLPVGATDDRTQAVLKQFESYILEQPEVDAMISISGLGMGGNSQNSARAFIRLKDWSERKGAGQDAASIAERATKALTSIGDADVFVMQPPAVRGLGQSSGFDLQLKDLAGLGHDALVAAREQFIELAKKDPRLLGVRSNGLDDTPQLKVSIDDRKAGALSLTTSDINATLSTALGGTYVNDFLNQGRVKKVYVQGQASSRMQAADLDHWFVRNSNDEMVPFSSFASSSWSYGSPLLERYNGSSSLEVVGDPAPGVSSGAAMDAVESIVKQLPEGIGYEWTGQSYQLRMSGSQAPLLYGVSVLFVFLCLAALYESWSVPFSVMLVVPLGVVGAVLATRFTGLSNDVYFQVGLLTTVGLAAKNAILIVEFAKHLQEQGNNLIDATLIAVRQRLRPILMTSLAFMFGVLPLAVSSGAGSAGRRAIGTGVLGGMFSATLLGVFFVPLFFVLIRRRFSRVSTTDRTGEA
- a CDS encoding efflux transporter outer membrane subunit codes for the protein MIRFRWPLMAAFVLLSGCINLAPTYERPQAEVAEQWLPGTSVPKGQAPADIKWQQFFTDSRLSQLQALALSNNRDLRVATLNIEKAQAQYRIQRAAAFPGIDASVTGTQSHTSGTTSHDYSAQLGLSSYELDLFGRVQNLEDEALEAYLSLAETRRSTQISLVAEVGTAWLTLAADNERLKLAQETLISQQATYDLTQRSHGLGGSSGLAVSEAQTTVESARVDIGVYASQVLQDQNALRLLVGSEIPTQLLPGDSLQSVAMLVQVPGQLPSTLLQRRPDVLAAEHTLKSANIDIGAARAAFFPSITLTASAGSASSSLSSLFKAGSGAWSFAPSISLPIFDAGSNQATLDSAKVEREIEVQTYQKTLETAFSEVADALAVRSTLDQRLTAQQALTDASQKSYELSEALYRGGSQSYLEALVTQRSLYSAQQDLITLRLAEQSNRVTLYKVLGGGWNL
- a CDS encoding tannase/feruloyl esterase family alpha/beta hydrolase, whose product is MITLHTLRQLLLGTTVLLLQLPTLAHAEAPIAALPIVKPAISCAALTQTDLQPIGGKGSQVLSASETTLNGITACEVQGTLAPSIGFKVMLPTRTWTQRYLQVGCGGLCGRVSMQVGAADSCAPLDSGGFVLAATDMGHSGMDNSWGNDPQKRADFAHRGVHLTAQAAKKLIAAFYGQQPAYAYFTGCSDGGREALMEAQRYPDDFNGIIAGAPALNFQVQNSIYHAWQARSNQDEQGKAILIASRLPILHKAVLQQCDGLDGQVDGLISDPRACHFDPGVVQCKASATDTSACLTAAEVNAARRFYDGPHDPATGERLTIAGPQPGSELAWAGVFVPDSVDQPINSESMALDALRNLAFEHNPGADFSLADVKFDRSTFDQLRPLHPLYDATNPDLSAFAQHGGKLILWHGWADPHISPLNTIAYHQALHVQMGQSKAESFERLYLLPGVYHCAGGEGPSLLDLLTPMMSWVEKGQAPAAIVTLQASSKQSGPHEFGAPTNMPALAAKKPLIAMPPQDPANEGRTRRVFPYPDVAVYDGKGDVKSASSYVRGKASNDEKTPDWMGSDFFKPYTPLEQ
- a CDS encoding tannase/feruloyl esterase family alpha/beta hydrolase, coding for MSPFIPVLILAASALFNPAQAADIAALSVVKPVVSCSTLTKVDLQDIGGKGSQVTSATDTTINGIAACEVQGTLAPSIGFKVLLPTQTWTQRYLQVGCGGLCGRLSLQVGAAAGCTPLNSGGFVLATTDMGHLFTDHHFGDDPQKRADFAYRGVHLTAVAAKKLTAVFYGQQPIYAYFTGCSDGGREALMQAQRYPDDFNGIIAGAPAANFQVQKLIFHAWQTRSNQDEQGHPILLASRLPILHKAVLQQCDALDGQVDGLISNPRACQFDPATVQCEASATDTANCLTEQEVTAVRRLYDGPHDPTTGERMTIGGPLPGSELAWAGVFVPVSADQPTYSEVTALEVLRNLSFEHNPGADIKLADLPLDRSTFDQLRALHPLYDATNPDLSAFADQGGKLIVWHGWADPYVSPLNSIAYQQAMEAQMGASKVQSFERFYLLPGVYHCAGGEGPSRIDLLTPMMSWVEKDQAPDAVVAMPASSEGHARPVFPYPDVAVYDQQGDVNSPASYVRGKAAADEKTPDWMGSDFFKPYEPLEQ
- a CDS encoding aromatic acid/H+ symport family MFS transporter, which codes for MTTETVDIKAWIDNRPVAKYQWLILALCFFVVLFDGFDVAVMGFVAPSLIQEWGLSRAAFGPVMSAGMVGLAIGALTAGPYADRLGRKKIMLFAVTGFSVLSLACAFARNPYELAFLRLLTGIALGAALPNTTTLLAEYLPERNRSLFITLMFTGFNMGSGLGGFVAAWLIPSHGWQSVLLFGGIMPLLLLPFLWWLLPESARFLAARNAPASQIAKVLNKLGGTFTAATRFVMSEPQVQHKAPVRMLFAEPYRFGTLALWATYFMGVLVIYLTMGWMPTLLRDGGLSIERAATITGLFQIGGTVGAIVVGWAMDRRNPNAVIATAYALGGAFILLLGAFSLESSLLAVGVMAAGFCMSGAQTGLNAFAPGYYPTDCRATGVSWMLGIGRFGAILGSLVGGAILSLGLDLPLLFAMLAVPAFIAALAILANGRARRLAVNRALLAQ
- a CDS encoding gallate dioxygenase; this encodes MARIIGGLAVSHTPTIGFAVDHDKQGEAAWAPIFEGFEPIKVWLKAQQPDVLFYIFNDHVTSFFFDHYGVFSLGVDERYEVADEGGNPRSLPGIGGHAALSRHIGESLVADEFDMSFFRDKPLDHGFFSPMSALLPHEPQWPVEIVPLQVGVLQFPVPSALRCYKLGQALRRAIESYPEDLKVAIVATGGVSHQVHGERCGFNNPEWDAQFIDLLVNDPIKLTEMTLAEFATLGGLEGAEVITWLIMRGALSATVNKLHQDYYLPSMTGIATLLLENLAQPVSAEVNARHLQHMGHQVAGIEKLEGTYPFTLERSAKGYRLNKFLHRMIEPEWRERFLLEPEALFAASGLTDEERDLLRRRDWRGLIHYGVIFFVLEKLAAVVGVPNLHVYAAMRGESLEDFMKTRNQQVLYSVAGKAPR